The following coding sequences are from one Hippopotamus amphibius kiboko isolate mHipAmp2 chromosome 9, mHipAmp2.hap2, whole genome shotgun sequence window:
- the LOC130861154 gene encoding T-cell surface glycoprotein CD3 epsilon chain produces MQPGNLWRVLGLCLLTVGAWAQEESEETDEASQTETLKPYKISISGNSVELTCPKETSGITWETTGGKTYKQTEGKLLLENFSETENSGYYHCYEEGSKKEDHKLYLKARVCENCMEVDLMAVATIIVVDICVTLGLLLAVYYWIKSRKAKAMPVTRGAGTGGRPRGQNKERPPPVPNPDYEPIRKGQRDLYAGLNQRGI; encoded by the exons ATGCAGCCGGGGAATCTCTGGAGAGTTCTGGGACTCTGCCTCCTAACAG ttgGCGCTTGGGCACAAGAAG aGTCTGAAGAAACTG ATGAAGCCTCACAAACAGAAACACTGAAAC CGTATAAAATCTCCATCTCTGGAAACAGTGTAGAGCTGACATGCCCTAAGGAAACTTCTGGAATAACTTGGGAAACAACTGGTggaaaaacatataaacaaactgAGGGCAAACTGTTACTGGAGAATTTTTCAGAAACGGAGAACAGTGGTTATTATCACTGCTATGAAGAAGGCTCGAAGAAAGAGGACCATAAGCTCTACCTGAAAGCAAGAG tgTGCGAGAACTGCATGGAGGTGGATCTGATGGCAGTGGCCACAATCATTGTAGTTGACATCTGCGTCACTCTGGGCTTGCTGCTGGCAGTGTATTACTGGATCAAGAGCAGAAAGGCCAAGGCCATGCCTGTGACCAGAGGAGCGGGTACTGGTGGCAGGCCCAGAG GACAAAACAAGGAGAGACCACCACCTGTACCTAATCCAGACTATGAG CCCATCCGGAAAGGCCAGCGGGACCTATATGCTGGCCTGAATCAGCGAGGCATCTGA